attgtatagaaaaatatatatatataactgtgAATGTGTACCTGTAGCATGGAGGCCATGACTTCATCAGGTGTTTCTTCTTGACGCAGAAGCTTTGTAGTCAGCAGATTAAAATGAATACTGATGCTGCCCAGGTGGAGCAGCGGCCAGCTTTATATAGTCAAGGGTTTACAATAGTGACGAAAGTGGAATCTGGACGATCACGTAATTTCCACAACACAGTATCATCAGGTTTAAGGAAAGCTTTTCTGCAGCGTGAATGCCATCATTATCCTAATCAACACCCCCTCTTTAGAAGAAAAAGAGGAAGGTGTGGGACGTGAAGTTAGATGAGGTAATCTCGACCCTGGGTTGCAGTGTACAGGATAGTCTGTTTGGGAATTTCCGCCAATCCCTCCTACCTGCAGGGAGCTATTTATCCATGTCTGGGAGAATGTCAACATTTTATTGGAGCATCTTCAAACGGTAGGACCTTATTAACTTCTTAATATTATTCGTGTTACAAACCGCATGGTATACTGTTTTGATATATTTTATAACAAATGTAATAAGTTACTATCTCATTTTACAGAATAACGAATTTACATGTACTCAGTTGTAAGACTACTCAAAGCATTATTGATCAGATTAATAGAATATGCTTGCATGATTATTTGTAATGGAAGGCAGGTTTTAGAGTGTTTGTTCaatttaagcttttattcaacttttatCATAGTTTTTAAGAAGTAAGATAATTTGAGTGAAGTAAAATTAATGAAGTGAAAATGCATTTTTGTCCATGTAGTGTGTATAAGCcatttgttgtgtaaatttgCGCAAAAATGCAGTTATGAAAGTTTCCCAACCAGAGACTTCAATTTCACAGATGAGTCAGTAGATAGTCAAAAGCCTTCAGAAGTTATGCAGCTTAATGTTATAATTGATGCTTCAATTAGTAAGTTGCCAAAACAATGCTATCTTAATATCCTATTTTATGTATTTGATTTTAGTCTTACAATTTGTCTATCAAAGATTTTGAGGGGAGAgactacattttttttcttttcttcagatcacaacaaacataaatcATGATGACAATCGATGGTTTTCCAGCCAGTTTCTACAGTGAACCAGGGGTTTTAGGCATGCTGTCAAATGGAATTAGTGCATTCCTCGTATTACTACAGAATTTCAATACAGCATACTCTGGCATGGCACCACAAAGGGCTGAGAATATACTTGCAGGTAATGGcagtgtggatttttttttttcctatggtACTGTACAAAGCATTCTGGCCCAACTCATGACAAATGCCTTTTTTCTCATTTAGGTGTGCATCTCATCTTGATTGGTGGTATCTGTCAACTGGTGGCAGGCCTGCTgtcattccgaaaatatgatcaCCTGGGTAGCACTGCGTTTGTTGGCTATGCCGCCCTATGGGGAAGTTACGGTGCTTCCCGAATCTGCTTTGGGGCATTATCCAAGACCTACACTCATCCGCAGTCAATGATAAGCAACATGTCTCTGTCTAACAACATGACTGAACTGAATGCAACTGTGGAGATCCAAATTTGTGATATCTGTGTGTCCCTAAAGGAGTCTGCTATTGCTGGTCTCATCCCGTATATTCTCCTATCAGCTCTTCTTGCCTTTTGCTCAGCCACAGTCAACTACATCATGCCTTTTGTGTTTGGAGCCATCACAGCCACTTTAATTTTTGAAGCAGCAGCTCTAGTTGCAGGTTCATGGGCGCTTGTTGTATCTGGACTTCTTGAGTTGATCATCCTGGTATTTGCCATCTATGGCTCAGCGGCACTGCTCATAAAAGGTCTGACTCAACGTCTAGTCCTCAAAGGCTTCGGAACACCTCTCTTTAACGTCCTCCTTCTTGGTAGTGCCAGTTCAACTAATTCCCAGAATGCTTGctcagaaaagaagaaaaacacaaagtatGCAGAACCCATGGCCTTAGGTTTCTTCTGTGACACAGTTGCACCATTTATTTTTACCTTTTACAGTTTCGGGTTCATGAAATCATTTGGTTTGGGAGTTGCTTGGGTTTCAATCATCACAGGTGCACAGCTTTTCTCCAGCTATTACTCCCATCTACGGCAAGATTGCTACCATACAACTAAGTTTGGTTTTCATGCCACATTTTGGCTGATTAAAGCTTGGGATGAGTTTGTGGCATCTGCTCTCATTGTGGAGGACACCAAAGTCACCTTAGGGAGAAAAGCAATGTTAGGGAACTGGTTCTTTGTCTTATCAGCCCTTGTTCTTTGTTGTGGAAGCATGAACATGGATCTTCTGGAAATGATCCACAACATGCTGTTTCTCTTGCTCACAATCTCCACCATCCCTCAGATACCTGGAAGTCACTATTACATATTTTTTGGTATAGCTTGTACCATTTATACTGCCGCCTCGCTTTATGGAACATTCTCTCGGCTTATCAACACCATTGCAGAGAAGTCACTTATCCCTATTGGACCACAGCCCATCTCCTCTGTCCAGCTAAAGAGGGCTGTGAACTGGATCAAGTCCAAACACAGAAAGGAAGAATTATCCTTCCAAATCGAACAAACGTCAGACACCCTGTTTTACTTGACAAATGGGGTTGCGGCCCTGTCCGCTCTTCACGCAAGTGAACACAGCGCGAATCCTTCATTCCACCATCTGAATGTCCCTTGGGTCCTCATCTCCGGCACTGTGATCCAGGTTTATGTTAGTCGGCTGAAAGTCACTGGAGTGGACCAGTTTGGGTTTGTCATCGCGGCTATCTATGCAGCAGTGTGGGCAATGTGGACCTGGTTTAGATTTGCAGGTATGGTGAAATTGTCTATATTTAGATTTTACACGTTTCTAAATCCTACATTTTGAAGTCTAGGTACCCTACTTCAGCTTCAAGTGGCTTATGATTTTGCTGCAGGAGCCATCACTTTCCTTGTCATCAATGCTTTCCTCGTATTCAGTGGTGAGTGACCAAATTATATCTATTTTTTCTTTCATCAAACtgttattttttccatttttgtcaGCTGCATACAAGAACGTGGTCCTGATTTTACTGGCATCAACCATGGAGGTGGttcttgtttgttttcttctttcAACCCTTCATCTATTGCCATACCACTTAGAAAGTGAGTCAAAACATATATTTAGATTAAATAAACAGAATCCTTGTCAATACATTCCTTTCTTTTTATATAGTGGCCATGCTGGCACTGTTTTCCATCATTTGTACATATGGAGCAATGGCGTCATTGGTAAATGGCATCTTCTCCCAGAGTCTATTGCCTTTGGGTCCTCCACTATTACTGGTACATCACACATAATTCGTTGAAGATTTTCTCTTCAGGTGCTTTGTTCTaagcaatttaattttctttttttgtttgtttgtttttttttttttagaaacaaGTGACGCAGGATACCGAGCCTGAGCTGCCTTGCCCTGTGGCTAACTCCCGACTCACATCTGGGCTTTTGAAAATTGCCAGCATTCTAGAAAAGGGGGGAGTCTGCGGTATTCCCACAGACACTGTGTATGCTTTGGCTGCATCCTGTAAGAACCCTCAGGGTATTGAGAAAATCTATAATATCAAGGTATCAAAATAAAATGATTTGTCTGTACTGTTTTATGTCTAATTCTTATCAAACGTTTGTCTATCTTTTTGTATCATATCATATTTTCTATGACGTTATAGGACCGGCCAGCAGAGAAGCCTATTTGTATTTGCATCTCTAGTCTGAAGCAGCTGGTGGAAGCCAAACCTCCATTCAGTCCTTTGCTATGGGAGTTTATGCAGAACGTATATCCAGGAGGCATCAGCTGCATCGTCAGTAAAGGAGACTGGCTCTTCAAATTGGGTAAACTTGGAAAACAACTTACAAGTTTCCAACCTAGCATCCAGTCATCCCACATAATAAAAGTCAGTGCCATGTAGGAGTGGGACCAGCTTATGACCgcgttggcaccagggacagcaTAATGATCCGAGTCCCTGACCACACTGTGACCCGCCACCTCTGTGATCTCACCGGACCTCTTGCTATTACCTCGGCCAATCCAAGTGGAGAACCAGACAGCACCCACCACAGCATGGTCATCGAGTAAGACCTGCAGATGGACCCTAAGTGCAAACGTTGGCTTGACGGGTGATTTGTGTTTCGTCTCAGCCGACTGGGGCACAAGATACAAGGGCTTCTGTGTGACGGGGAGACGAATGAGGTTATTGCTTCAACAGTGGTCAACTGCCTCAAGATTGATGAGGGTACAACACACATTCTTCTcatgtttgtctttattatctACCCATTTTAACTAATCCACCCTTTTCATCACACAGGGGTCATCACCATTCTTAGAGAAGGTTGTGTCCCTGCTGGACAAGTCAGAGAAATATTCGACCGAGTGAAAAACACAATGGCCTGATGGTTATGTATCACTTCTTCAGAGAGGCCTCAAGAGCAACCTATTATCATTGTTTGTGCATCTCAGGGTCATCGTATGAACACATGCTGAATGTAAATGTGGATTATGCAGAAAATGCGGCAAAAAATAACCATGACTTTCCGAGCTTACTCAGTCATCTTTATGGCAATTGCACACAGTTtatcaaaactatgaaaattgtaatgtactgtttttactttttatgtgCTGTCTGTAACATGTCAGTCGTTTATTTTCCTCGATCAGTTTTTAACATTCTCATCATACTACACATACAGACACCAGAAAACATTTCTTGACAGTGTGTGTGCCAGTGTgttcataaataaaaaaacaatttctgaAATACATCATGTTTCATTTATGTCTGAAATACAGTAAATGATAATATAGTTCTGTATAATGATACAATTAGGACAAAGTAGTTCctacaatttatttattcactgTACATTTTATTGAATGTAAAAAATCTCTTGGGAAGGAGACACTATGAAAAAGTATTGGTTTGAGCCCCTTTTTATTTAATGGCACCGATAATATTTGTGTTGGAGTCTGACAGCATGGAATTCCTTTAAGTTGACAATTTTATTGACAGCATATCAGATTATGAGAAAATATTTTGTGCAAAGATCACTTCAGGTCACTCAGCTAATTTGAAGTTTGCCGGACCATTCCAAAAGGCAATTTTCCTTTGATGATgacatattttttgttattttgggtGTATGCATATTTGCTAAAAAGGTAACATGGTGTTATGAAACCTAGTGTTAGTTGTGTATTGTGTTTCTTAAGGTAGAGCTGGATTTCAGTCAAGGTGGAGGAACCCATGAATCTTATGCAGTACTGCAAATAAACCAGTGaatgttggaaaaaaatttGTTCACACGTTGTTTTCTGTAGTTATTCCAGCCAGAACCCAGACATAAACCCAAGAGCAGTGCAAttcgacatacagtggggcaaataagtatttagtccaccactaattgtgcaagttctctgacttgaaaatattagagaggcctgtaattgtcaacatgggtaaacccaaccatgagagacagaatgtggggggaaaaaaacagaaaatcacattgtttgatttttaaagaatttatttgcaaatcacggtggaaaataagtatttagtcaatacataaagttcatctcaatactttgttatgtaccctttgttggcaataacggaggccaaatgttttctgtaactcttcacaagcttttcacactctgttgctggtattttggcccattcctccttgcagatctcctctagagcagtgatgttttggggctgtcgttgggcaacacggactttcaactccctccacagattttctatgagggtgagatctggagactggctaggccactccaggaccttgaaatgcttcttacgaagccactcttttgttgccttggctgtgtgtctgggatcattgtcatgctgaaagacccagccgccgcgtctcatcttcaatgcccatgctgatggaaggagattttcactcaaaacctctcgatacatggccccattcattctttcctttacacagatcagtcatcctggtccctttgcagaaagtatgatgtttccacccccatgcttcacagtgggtatggtgttcttcagatgcaattcggtattctttctcctccaaacacgagaacctgtgtttctaccaaaaagttctatttttgtttcatctgacaataacacattatcccagtcctcttctggatcatctaaatgcgctctagcgaaccgcagacgggcctggacgtgtactggcttcagcagggggacacgtctgacagtgcaggatttgagtccctggcggcacattgtattactgatagtagcctttgttactgcatttggtcccagctctctgtaggtcattcactaggtccccccttgtgcttctgggatttttctcaccgttcttgttatcattttgtcgCCACGGTTTGAGATCTTGTGTGGagtcccagatcaagggagattatcagtggtcttgtatgtcttccattttctaataattgctcccacagttgacttctttacaccaagcgttttacctattgcagattcagtcttcccagcctggtgcaggtctacaattttgtccctggtgtcctttgacagctctttggtcttggccatagtggagtttggagtgtgactgactgcgattgtggacaggtgtcttttataccgataacaggtgccattaatacaggtaacgagtggagcctcgttagacctcgttagaagaagttagacctctttgacagccagaaatcttgcttgtttgtaggtgaccatatacttattttccactctaatttgcaaataaattctttaaaaatcaaacaacgtgattttctgtttttttttttccacattctgtctctcatgtttgaggtttacccatgttgacaattacagacgtctctaatcttttcaagtaggagaactacaattggtggttgactaaatacttatttgccccactgtagttgaaGCTGAATGGGTAATTGTCAGTGAAGATGTGTCCGGGATCCTGATTCAGACACCTGGCTGTGTCCACCACAAGCTaagtgttttaaaaataatatatacatttttttcttttaatactaaattactgcatacaaAAACTTCCTCTAActgctatcatggcttggtcagacactgcttagcTCAGTGACTGTTcagtcgctgccaccctcccgcctcaaattaattggacgtctgCTTGTGATAAACTAATTTGTGGAAGGGTGCTCTTAGCCAGAGGAAGAACTAATTCTATTTTTGAACGCATTGATTGGCATTGAcaatgctagatgtccaatccattttaattggtgTTGCACCGATGCTAATACTAGTGTCAgtatagtgttgcaccgatgccAGTACTAGTGTCAGTATTGGTGCAACACCAGTTGATCAGAGTCCTTCCTTTGACATAAGActgaatttttaaataaaacccaGAGAGAAATATGTCATTTGTATACAGGTGAGAAACACTATTTTTCTAGTTTAAcaagtttaaatggatttttataaatgaa
This Corythoichthys intestinalis isolate RoL2023-P3 chromosome 11, ASM3026506v1, whole genome shotgun sequence DNA region includes the following protein-coding sequences:
- the si:ch211-153b23.3 gene encoding uncharacterized protein si:ch211-153b23.3, whose translation is MMTIDGFPASFYSEPGVLGMLSNGISAFLVLLQNFNTAYSGMAPQRAENILAGVHLILIGGICQLVAGLLSFRKYDHLGSTAFVGYAALWGSYGASRICFGALSKTYTHPQSMISNMSLSNNMTELNATVEIQICDICVSLKESAIAGLIPYILLSALLAFCSATVNYIMPFVFGAITATLIFEAAALVAGSWALVVSGLLELIILVFAIYGSAALLIKGLTQRLVLKGFGTPLFNVLLLGSASSTNSQNACSEKKKNTKYAEPMALGFFCDTVAPFIFTFYSFGFMKSFGLGVAWVSIITGAQLFSSYYSHLRQDCYHTTKFGFHATFWLIKAWDEFVASALIVEDTKVTLGRKAMLGNWFFVLSALVLCCGSMNMDLLEMIHNMLFLLLTISTIPQIPGSHYYIFFGIACTIYTAASLYGTFSRLINTIAEKSLIPIGPQPISSVQLKRAVNWIKSKHRKEELSFQIEQTSDTLFYLTNGVAALSALHASEHSANPSFHHLNVPWVLISGTVIQVYVSRLKVTGVDQFGFVIAAIYAAVWAMWTWFRFAGTLLQLQVAYDFAAGAITFLVINAFLVFSAAYKNVVLILLASTMEVVLVCFLLSTLHLLPYHLEMAMLALFSIICTYGAMASLVNGIFSQSLLPLGPPLLLKQVTQDTEPELPCPVANSRLTSGLLKIASILEKGGVCGIPTDTVYALAASCKNPQGIEKIYNIKDRPAEKPICICISSLKQLVEAKPPFSPLLWEFMQNVYPGGISCIVSKGDWLFKLGVGPAYDRVGTRDSIMIRVPDHTVTRHLCDLTGPLAITSANPSGEPDSTHHSMVIDRLGHKIQGLLCDGETNEVIASTVVNCLKIDEGVITILREGCVPAGQVREIFDRVKNTMA